A part of Pungitius pungitius chromosome 15, fPunPun2.1, whole genome shotgun sequence genomic DNA contains:
- the acss2l gene encoding acyl-CoA synthetase short chain family member 2 like, with protein MVVPESQGKLYYPPDDLKTDAHVPDFNSYLALYRKSLENPEAFWKEIADEFFWKKPATGPMLKYNFDVTKGNIYIKCMEGAKTNICYNVLDRIVRDRNLGEKVAYYWEGNSPDHHMAITYHQLLSQVCRCANVLKQMGVKKGDRVSIYLPMIPELVYTMLACARIGAVHSIVFAGFSSESLYERIVDAQSSVLVTADGVYRGEKLINLKQIADEALEKCRERSSSSVTKCLVVKHHAAECNKLQTSWNSGCDVWWDDVMRDSPEQCEPEWLEAEDPLFILYTSGSTGKPKGVLHTVAGYLLYTSLTFKYVFDHHHDDVYWCTADIGWITGHSYITYGPLANGATSVLFEGIPVHPHVGRFWEIIEKYKVTKFYTAPTAIRLLMKYGREPLQKYDLSSLRILGTVGEPINPEAWQWYHEVVGQGRCPVVDTFWQTETGGHVLTPLPAATPLKPGSATFPFFGVDPTILNDHGEELEGEGEGYLVFRRPWPGIMRTVYENHERFENTYFKKFPGFYVTGDGCRRDKDGYYWITGRIDDMLNVSGHLMSTAEVEAALTEHPAVSEAAVVSRPHKVKGECLYCFVTLKATGEFNHKLVEELKRLVRERIGPIATPDFIQNAPALPKTRSGKIMRRILRQIARNEKDLGDLSTLADPKVVEELFSQRCEAAA; from the exons ATGGTTGTTCCTGAGTCCCAGGGAAAATTGTACTACCCTCCCGATGACCTGAAGACTGATGCTCATGTGCCTGATTTTAACTCTTATCTGGCACTGTACAGGAAGTCGCTTGAAAATCCAGAAG CTTTCTGGAAAGAGATTGCTGATGAGTTCTTTTGGAAGAAGCCAGCAACAGGACCAATGCTGAAGTACAATTTTGATGtgacaaaaggaaacatttatattaaatgCATGGAAGGGGCCAAAACCAACATTTGCTACAATGTCCTGGACAGAATTGTGAGGGACAGGAATCTTGGTGAAAAGGTTGCCTATTACTG GGAAGGGAACTCCCCTGACCACCACATGGCCATCACCTACCACCAGCTGCTAAGCCAGGTCTGCCGTTGTGCTAATGTACTCAAGCAGATGG gtGTTAAAAAGGGAGACCGGGTGTCTATCTACCTTCCCATGATCCCAGAACTGGTGTACACTATGTTGGCCTGTGCAAGGATCGGCGCTGTTCACTCCATTGTG TTTGCAGGGTTCTCCTCCGAGTCCCTGTATGAGAGGATCGTGGATGCCCAGAGCAGCGTCCTGGTGACAGCAG ATGGTGTTTACAGAGGAGAGAAGCTGATCAACCTGAAACAGATTGCGGACGAGGCTCTGGAGAAGTGCAGGGAAAG ATCCTCATCTAGTGTCACTAAATGCCTTGTCGTCAAGCACCATGCGGCTGAATGCAACAAACTACag ACCTCCTGGAACTCAGGCTGTGATGTGTGGTGGGACGACGTGATGAGAGACTCTCCTGAACAGTGTGAGCCGGAGTGGCTGGAAGCTGAGGATCCGCTGTTCATCCTCTACACCAGCGGCTCCACCGGGAAACCCAAG GGTGTCCTCCACACTGTTGCCGGGTATCTACTCTATACGTCGCTGACCTTCAAGTACGTTTTCGACCATCACCATGACGACGTCTACTGGTGCACCGCCGACATCGGCTGGATCACCGGCCACTCCTACATCACGTACGGCCCACTTGCAAACGGCGCCACAAGTGTCCTT TTTGAAGGTATCCCGGTTCACCCTCATGTCGGCCGGTTCTGGGAGATCATTGAGAAGTACAAAGTGACCAAGTTCTACACAGCTCCAACAGCCATCCGCCTGCTGATGAAGTACGGACGGGAACCACTGCAGAA ATATGACCTCTCCAGCCTGAGGATTCTGGGTACCGTTGGCGAGCCGATCAACCCGGAGGCGTGGCAGTGGTACCACGAGGTCGTCGGTCAGGGCCGATGTCCCGTCGTCGACACTTTCTGGCAGACAGAGACC GGAGGTCATGTTTTgactcctcttcctgctgccaCGCCACTGAAACCAGGCTCGGCT ACCTTCCCTTTCTTCGGAGTAGACCCCACAATCCTCAACGATCATGGAGAGGAACTGGAAGGCGAGGGCGAGGGATATCTC GTATTTAGGAGGCCCTGGCCAGGAATAATGCGCACTGTGTACGAAAACCACGAGCGCTTCGAGAACACCTACTTCAAGAAGTTCCCGGGTTTCTATGTAACTGGTGACG gCTGTAGGCGGGACAAAGACGGCTATTACTGGATCACAGGGAGGATCGACGACATGCTGAATGTGTCAG GCCACCTGATGAGCACAGCGGAGGTGGAGGCCGCTCTGACGGAGCACCCGGCCGTGTCGGAGGCCGCGGTGGTGAGTCGGCCTCACAAGGTGAAGGGCGAGTGTCTGTACTGCTTCGTGACCCTGAAGGCCACCGGGGAGTTTAACCACAAACTGGTGGAGGAGCTCAAGCGACTGG tgagagagagaatcgGACCAATCGCCACACCAGACTTCATTCAAAATGCTCCAGCACTCCCGAAGACTCGCTCAG GGAAGATCATGAGGCGAATCCTCCGGCAGATCGCCCGCAACGAGAAGGACCTCGGCGACCTTTCGACCCTTGCCGACCCgaaggtggtggaggagctgtTCAGCCAGAGGTGTGAAGCTGCAGCCTGA